The window CTGTTTGTGGCGCAAGATCAACTGACTGGTATGGCAACAGCTTGCTTGGCGCTCATTTCACCAAAGCGATCTTTTTAATAACACGTTCCTTGGTTCCATCTGCGCCTTTAGCTTTCACCAACAATAAATAAACCCCATTGGCAAGATTGCTCACATTGATGTGTTCTTCATGCTTCCCGCTTGATCCATAATACCGTCTAAAGGAAAGAACTTCTTGGTTACTGGTGGTATATAATATACCGCTGACTTCAGCAGGTTGATTGGTAAAAATAACAATTTTCGCAATATTACCCCGAACCGGATTGGGTGCCGCATAAATATATTTTTTAGAAATAACCTTTCCGCCAAATCCCGGAATCGGTGTTGCAGTTGCTGTGGGCGTTGCGGTCGGGGTGGGTGTGGCTGTGCCAACCACCAATGTATTTACTTTATACTCCCGCACATGATTATCTTCACCGATTGCATAAATTTCAAATTGATTATCATTATCACCGTCACCAACATCCAATTTATAAAGCGGCGTTCCGGCATCTCCGAGGTCTGCACTCACCCACTGTGTTGACTGCATTTTGAATTGATAGACATGACCATCTCCGCAAGCAGCATAAACGGCATTTTCACCGCTGTTATCCGCATCACAAATTTTCACATCATACATTTCCAGAGTACTCTGACCGACTTCCGACTTAGCCCACGAAGATACCAGCCATTTAAACTGATAGACTTTGCCGTCTTCATTGGCACCATAAACCTCCTTCTGTCCGTCCCGGTTGCCGTCACCTGTCGCAACAGCATACATATCACCTGAACCTGATCCCACTTCAGAAGTTGACCAACTTGTTCCATTGTACTCATATTGATAGATTTTGTTATCCGCACAGGCTGCATAAACTTCCGCCAATCCATCACTATCGCCATCACCCACAGCAACCGCAAAAACCTGATCTGGCGCTGTCCCGACTGTTGTTCTTTCCCACGTGGTTTTTTTCATAAATTTGTATATATTCCCATCCGCGCAAGCTGCATAAATTTCCAACACACCATCCAGGTCTACATCACCGTATGCCAGCGAATACACTTTTTCCGTAGTCGTCCCAACCGTAGTTCGCACCCAGCCTGTTCCCTTAAATTGATATATATTATTACTCAATGTCGCTACATAGACTTCTTTTTCATTGTCATGATCTGCATCACAGACCACCAAGCTGCTGCAATTTTCTCCCATAGGCGAATCTGGCAAGGACGTAATATTCCAACCGGAAGTATAATTGTCCAGATAGAATATTTTCTGATCGCGGTTCGCAACAAAAACTTCCTGATAGCCATCATTGTCTCCGTCGCTTACCTGAATGCCATAGAAAAAACCAGCCAAAGAAGGATTCCCCAACTGACCCCGGTCAGTTATGTGCCATTCGCCGGGTTGTATAACCTGCTCCAGCACAAAAAAACTATTACTCAAGGATGCGGAATACTCATTCAGTGAGGTTTGAATACTGTACACTCCGGGCACAAGCCCGGTGGTATCAAAAGTGTATGTAATCAACTCATAAACAGCTTGCACAACATTGGTAGCTGTAACTTCCTGGCCTCCCGGTTTGATAATTTTTATTTCCGGCAGATGCACAAACCCGGTTCCTGAAATAGATGCATTAAATATTTTCCCCGGCAGGCTATAAAA is drawn from bacterium and contains these coding sequences:
- a CDS encoding T9SS type A sorting domain-containing protein → MKKILIILCALLFPVLVSASDWQFQGVPVCIDASDAAGVSMIEDGDGGAIMVWIDGRYNGSVFVQKINASGEPQWTDDGVAVCTVGNIAYASYGEYNPRLVSDGSGGAIIVWCDYRNGTNWDIYAQRINATGNAEWTVDGVAICVNATQDVCVEMTKTDSNNVIIVWNHFGGISNNFAQKINFSGAVQWTTNGVQMTQSGGQWQDPVNYGRGVVTDGAGGAIIVYGQNDPVGTVNLYTQKINSSGAVQWNWFGVTLCALASTPTYHGDISSDGFGGAVFVWGDQRGTGEGIYAQRINNSGTVLWTENGIFVTSTSAQTNAEIVSDGSGGAVLLSDVSEQGYDLYAQRIDSVGTKLWNQTDSGILLCSKFNTADAYDTARNIVRSDGGVDIVFRDSSYNIFAQKSDLLGNVEWSSPNGVSVCVRDEYQWESKIVSDGLGGAIVAWVDERNGNKDIYAQSVKPLHMSSAEPFYSLPGKIFNASISGTGFVHLPEIKIIKPGGQEVTATNVVQAVYELITYTFDTTGLVPGVYSIQTSLNEYSASLSNSFFVLEQVIQPGEWHITDRGQLGNPSLAGFFYGIQVSDGDNDGYQEVFVANRDQKIFYLDNYTSGWNITSLPDSPMGENCSSLVVCDADHDNEKEVYVATLSNNIYQFKGTGWVRTTVGTTTEKVYSLAYGDVDLDGVLEIYAACADGNIYKFMKKTTWERTTVGTAPDQVFAVAVGDGDSDGLAEVYAACADNKIYQYEYNGTSWSTSEVGSGSGDMYAVATGDGNRDGQKEVYGANEDGKVYQFKWLVSSWAKSEVGQSTLEMYDVKICDADNSGENAVYAACGDGHVYQFKMQSTQWVSADLGDAGTPLYKLDVGDGDNDNQFEIYAIGEDNHVREYKVNTLVVGTATPTPTATPTATATPIPGFGGKVISKKYIYAAPNPVRGNIAKIVIFTNQPAEVSGILYTTSNQEVLSFRRYYGSSGKHEEHINVSNLANGVYLLLVKAKGADGTKERVIKKIALVK